Proteins from one Mastacembelus armatus chromosome 16, fMasArm1.2, whole genome shotgun sequence genomic window:
- the paqr6 gene encoding membrane progestin receptor delta isoform X1, which translates to MSMQGSVLAVGKCLACLEFMLFPVWRGIGAGNGVGVGLSQTWARCLRWEPDSPGQGARLPVFDYLVWLVLCHGGCAKLREVCQRGRGAIKLPTDMLSIKLPQLFDIHQIPKVFREDGIISGYRHPRSSALDCVLSSFQMNNETINIWTHFLPTWYFLWRFCILHSALNFLTDSYTWPLLVYMLVICVYPFTSSCAHTFSTMSAESRHICYFFDYGALSLYSLGCAISYGYYVMPDHWVNSFLHQHFVLIAIGNTLFCTSLSCYSRFLELQFPQRSKVLRTAAFVVPFVFDTVPLFYRILLCCWEGCSASDALSNHSYHVIFAFLTCFLFTAHLPERLAPGRFDYFGHSHQLFHISAVVGTHFQMEGVIADMTSRRAWLVAHGVMPSFQGTIGTLVISLLLNLGIISVFSAPLLWKRCCSSNSMHKTPCEYKEQ; encoded by the exons TGTTTCCAGTGTGGCGGGGAATCGGGGCCGGTAATGGCGTTGGAGTTGGGCTGAGCCAAACATGGGCACGCTGCTTGCGATGGGAGCCAGATAGTCCAGGACAAGGGGCCCGGCTCCCGGTATTTGACTACCTTGTCTGGTTAGTCCTTTGTCATGGGGGATGTGCCAAGCTCAGGGAGGTTTGTCAGAGAGGGAGGGGTGCTATTAAACTGCCCACTGACATGCTCAGCATCAAGCTTCCTCAGCTCTTTGACATCCACCAGATCCCAAAG GTGTTCAGGGAGGACGGTATCATCTCTGGATATCGTCACCCACGGAGCTCAGCACTGGACTGTGTTCTCAGCAGCTTCCAGATGAACAATGAGACCATTAACATTTGGACCCATTTCCTACCAACATG GTACTTTCTTTGGCGTTTCTGCATTCTCCACTCTGCTCTGAACTTCCTGACTGACAGCTACACCTGGCCACTTCTAGTATACATGCTGGTGATCTGCGTTTACCCTTTCACCTCCAGCTGTGCACACACCTTCAGCACCATGTCTGCAGAATCCCGCCACATATGCTACTTCTTCGACTATGGGGCACTCAGCCTCTACAGTCTGG gttGTGCCATAAGTTATGGATACTATGTCATGCCGGACCATTGGGTGAACAGTTTCCTCCATCAACATTTTGTCCTCATTGCCATTGGAAACACGTTGTTCTGTACCAGCCTGTCCTGCTATTCCAG GTTCCTGGAGCTGCAGTTTCCACAGAGGAGTAAAGTTTTGAGGACAGCAGCGTTTGTTGTACCTTTTGTATTTGACACTGTCCCTCTCTTTTATAGG aTCCTTCTGTGCTGTTGGGAAGGCTGTAGTGCAAGCGATGCCTTATCCAATCACTCTTACCATGTCATCTTCGCCTTTCTCACCTGTTTCCTTTTTACCGCCCACCTCCCAGAGAGGTTGGCCCCAGGCCGATTCGACTACTTTG GTCACAGCCACCAGCTCTTCCACATCAGTGCAGTCGTTGGGACCCATTTCCAGATGGAGGGTGTGATAGCAGACATGACGTCACGGAGGGCGTGGCTCGTGGCCCATGGAGTGATGCCTTCCTTCCAGGGGACCATCGGGACGCTGGTCATCAGCCTCCTGCTCAACCTGGGCAtcatcagtgttttcagtgcaCCACTGCTGTGGAAACGCTGCTGCAGTTCCAACAGTATGCACAAGACGCCGTGCGAGTACAAGGAGCAGTGA
- the paqr6 gene encoding membrane progestin receptor delta isoform X3 — protein MKQEELTRVFPVWRGIGAGNGVGVGLSQTWARCLRWEPDSPGQGARLPVFDYLVWLVLCHGGCAKLREVCQRGRGAIKLPTDMLSIKLPQLFDIHQIPKVFREDGIISGYRHPRSSALDCVLSSFQMNNETINIWTHFLPTWYFLWRFCILHSALNFLTDSYTWPLLVYMLVICVYPFTSSCAHTFSTMSAESRHICYFFDYGALSLYSLGCAISYGYYVMPDHWVNSFLHQHFVLIAIGNTLFCTSLSCYSRFLELQFPQRSKVLRTAAFVVPFVFDTVPLFYRILLCCWEGCSASDALSNHSYHVIFAFLTCFLFTAHLPERLAPGRFDYFGHSHQLFHISAVVGTHFQMEGVIADMTSRRAWLVAHGVMPSFQGTIGTLVISLLLNLGIISVFSAPLLWKRCCSSNSMHKTPCEYKEQ, from the exons ATGAAGCAGGAAGAGTTAACGCGGG TGTTTCCAGTGTGGCGGGGAATCGGGGCCGGTAATGGCGTTGGAGTTGGGCTGAGCCAAACATGGGCACGCTGCTTGCGATGGGAGCCAGATAGTCCAGGACAAGGGGCCCGGCTCCCGGTATTTGACTACCTTGTCTGGTTAGTCCTTTGTCATGGGGGATGTGCCAAGCTCAGGGAGGTTTGTCAGAGAGGGAGGGGTGCTATTAAACTGCCCACTGACATGCTCAGCATCAAGCTTCCTCAGCTCTTTGACATCCACCAGATCCCAAAG GTGTTCAGGGAGGACGGTATCATCTCTGGATATCGTCACCCACGGAGCTCAGCACTGGACTGTGTTCTCAGCAGCTTCCAGATGAACAATGAGACCATTAACATTTGGACCCATTTCCTACCAACATG GTACTTTCTTTGGCGTTTCTGCATTCTCCACTCTGCTCTGAACTTCCTGACTGACAGCTACACCTGGCCACTTCTAGTATACATGCTGGTGATCTGCGTTTACCCTTTCACCTCCAGCTGTGCACACACCTTCAGCACCATGTCTGCAGAATCCCGCCACATATGCTACTTCTTCGACTATGGGGCACTCAGCCTCTACAGTCTGG gttGTGCCATAAGTTATGGATACTATGTCATGCCGGACCATTGGGTGAACAGTTTCCTCCATCAACATTTTGTCCTCATTGCCATTGGAAACACGTTGTTCTGTACCAGCCTGTCCTGCTATTCCAG GTTCCTGGAGCTGCAGTTTCCACAGAGGAGTAAAGTTTTGAGGACAGCAGCGTTTGTTGTACCTTTTGTATTTGACACTGTCCCTCTCTTTTATAGG aTCCTTCTGTGCTGTTGGGAAGGCTGTAGTGCAAGCGATGCCTTATCCAATCACTCTTACCATGTCATCTTCGCCTTTCTCACCTGTTTCCTTTTTACCGCCCACCTCCCAGAGAGGTTGGCCCCAGGCCGATTCGACTACTTTG GTCACAGCCACCAGCTCTTCCACATCAGTGCAGTCGTTGGGACCCATTTCCAGATGGAGGGTGTGATAGCAGACATGACGTCACGGAGGGCGTGGCTCGTGGCCCATGGAGTGATGCCTTCCTTCCAGGGGACCATCGGGACGCTGGTCATCAGCCTCCTGCTCAACCTGGGCAtcatcagtgttttcagtgcaCCACTGCTGTGGAAACGCTGCTGCAGTTCCAACAGTATGCACAAGACGCCGTGCGAGTACAAGGAGCAGTGA
- the paqr6 gene encoding membrane progestin receptor delta isoform X2 yields MGTHGEGFFNLRMPEGRVFPVWRGIGAGNGVGVGLSQTWARCLRWEPDSPGQGARLPVFDYLVWLVLCHGGCAKLREVCQRGRGAIKLPTDMLSIKLPQLFDIHQIPKVFREDGIISGYRHPRSSALDCVLSSFQMNNETINIWTHFLPTWYFLWRFCILHSALNFLTDSYTWPLLVYMLVICVYPFTSSCAHTFSTMSAESRHICYFFDYGALSLYSLGCAISYGYYVMPDHWVNSFLHQHFVLIAIGNTLFCTSLSCYSRFLELQFPQRSKVLRTAAFVVPFVFDTVPLFYRILLCCWEGCSASDALSNHSYHVIFAFLTCFLFTAHLPERLAPGRFDYFGHSHQLFHISAVVGTHFQMEGVIADMTSRRAWLVAHGVMPSFQGTIGTLVISLLLNLGIISVFSAPLLWKRCCSSNSMHKTPCEYKEQ; encoded by the exons ATGGGGACGCACGGGGAGGGTTTCTTCAACCTCCGCATGCCCGAGGGTCGCG TGTTTCCAGTGTGGCGGGGAATCGGGGCCGGTAATGGCGTTGGAGTTGGGCTGAGCCAAACATGGGCACGCTGCTTGCGATGGGAGCCAGATAGTCCAGGACAAGGGGCCCGGCTCCCGGTATTTGACTACCTTGTCTGGTTAGTCCTTTGTCATGGGGGATGTGCCAAGCTCAGGGAGGTTTGTCAGAGAGGGAGGGGTGCTATTAAACTGCCCACTGACATGCTCAGCATCAAGCTTCCTCAGCTCTTTGACATCCACCAGATCCCAAAG GTGTTCAGGGAGGACGGTATCATCTCTGGATATCGTCACCCACGGAGCTCAGCACTGGACTGTGTTCTCAGCAGCTTCCAGATGAACAATGAGACCATTAACATTTGGACCCATTTCCTACCAACATG GTACTTTCTTTGGCGTTTCTGCATTCTCCACTCTGCTCTGAACTTCCTGACTGACAGCTACACCTGGCCACTTCTAGTATACATGCTGGTGATCTGCGTTTACCCTTTCACCTCCAGCTGTGCACACACCTTCAGCACCATGTCTGCAGAATCCCGCCACATATGCTACTTCTTCGACTATGGGGCACTCAGCCTCTACAGTCTGG gttGTGCCATAAGTTATGGATACTATGTCATGCCGGACCATTGGGTGAACAGTTTCCTCCATCAACATTTTGTCCTCATTGCCATTGGAAACACGTTGTTCTGTACCAGCCTGTCCTGCTATTCCAG GTTCCTGGAGCTGCAGTTTCCACAGAGGAGTAAAGTTTTGAGGACAGCAGCGTTTGTTGTACCTTTTGTATTTGACACTGTCCCTCTCTTTTATAGG aTCCTTCTGTGCTGTTGGGAAGGCTGTAGTGCAAGCGATGCCTTATCCAATCACTCTTACCATGTCATCTTCGCCTTTCTCACCTGTTTCCTTTTTACCGCCCACCTCCCAGAGAGGTTGGCCCCAGGCCGATTCGACTACTTTG GTCACAGCCACCAGCTCTTCCACATCAGTGCAGTCGTTGGGACCCATTTCCAGATGGAGGGTGTGATAGCAGACATGACGTCACGGAGGGCGTGGCTCGTGGCCCATGGAGTGATGCCTTCCTTCCAGGGGACCATCGGGACGCTGGTCATCAGCCTCCTGCTCAACCTGGGCAtcatcagtgttttcagtgcaCCACTGCTGTGGAAACGCTGCTGCAGTTCCAACAGTATGCACAAGACGCCGTGCGAGTACAAGGAGCAGTGA